In one Dunckerocampus dactyliophorus isolate RoL2022-P2 chromosome 9, RoL_Ddac_1.1, whole genome shotgun sequence genomic region, the following are encoded:
- the dap1b gene encoding death associated protein 1b isoform X2 encodes MVQQGSKCGVKDDPLLKAGHPPAVKAGGKRVAKKSLDEASTHGTPEKDTRRSEKSRPVSTANRMQRVGLLLSGTLDKLSHDFPETPVSVRHSKVRPAVEKLHSPRTFFIQQPRKY; translated from the exons atggtgCAACAAGGCAGCAAATGTGGCGTTAAAGACGATCCCCTGCTTAAAGCGGGACATCCTCCTGCAG TGAAGGCTGGGGGTAAACGGGTGGCAAAGAAAAGCTTGGATGAGGCCAGCACCCATGGGACTCCAGAGAAGGATACGAGGAGATCTGAGAAATCCAG GCCTGTTTCCACTGCCAACAGGATGCAACGAGTTGGTCTCCTTCTGTCAGGAACTCTTGATAAG TTGAGCCATGACTTTCCAGAGACGCCGGTGAGCGTGAGGCACAGCAAAGTGCGACCTGCTGTGGAGAAGCTGCATTCTCCCCGGACCTTCTTTATCCAGCAGCCCAGGAAGTACTGA
- the dap1b gene encoding death associated protein 1b isoform X1, with protein sequence MVQQGSKCGVKDDPLLKAGHPPAVKAGGKRVAKKSLDEASTHGTPEKDTRRSEKSSRPVSTANRMQRVGLLLSGTLDKLSHDFPETPVSVRHSKVRPAVEKLHSPRTFFIQQPRKY encoded by the exons atggtgCAACAAGGCAGCAAATGTGGCGTTAAAGACGATCCCCTGCTTAAAGCGGGACATCCTCCTGCAG TGAAGGCTGGGGGTAAACGGGTGGCAAAGAAAAGCTTGGATGAGGCCAGCACCCATGGGACTCCAGAGAAGGATACGAGGAGATCTGAGAAATCCAG CAGGCCTGTTTCCACTGCCAACAGGATGCAACGAGTTGGTCTCCTTCTGTCAGGAACTCTTGATAAG TTGAGCCATGACTTTCCAGAGACGCCGGTGAGCGTGAGGCACAGCAAAGTGCGACCTGCTGTGGAGAAGCTGCATTCTCCCCGGACCTTCTTTATCCAGCAGCCCAGGAAGTACTGA